In Lewinellaceae bacterium, a single window of DNA contains:
- a CDS encoding response regulator transcription factor has translation MANNRILLVEDDQNFGDVLRSYLEMHEYEVTLATDGVKGLESYNQGEFDLCIFDVMMPKKDGFTLAKEIREQDQDMPIIFLTAKTMKNDVLEGFKIGADDYITKPFNSEELLYRIQAILKRSQAKADPREEIKEFSIGKYHFNYPLRILTYNAGEDDEEQNKLSPKEAQLLRMFAIYMNDILPRSEALNKIWGEDNYFTARSMDVFVTKLRKYLKNDENIEIVNIHGNGFQLLVKAEEEAKG, from the coding sequence ATGGCAAATAATAGAATCCTCCTGGTAGAAGATGACCAGAACTTCGGAGACGTGCTCCGGTCTTACCTGGAAATGCACGAATACGAGGTAACCCTTGCTACCGACGGGGTAAAGGGCCTGGAAAGCTATAACCAGGGCGAATTTGACCTTTGTATCTTCGATGTGATGATGCCTAAAAAAGACGGCTTCACCCTCGCCAAGGAGATCCGCGAACAGGACCAGGATATGCCCATCATCTTCCTGACTGCCAAAACGATGAAGAACGACGTCCTGGAAGGCTTCAAGATCGGCGCCGACGATTACATCACCAAGCCCTTCAATTCCGAAGAGCTCCTGTACCGCATTCAGGCCATCCTGAAACGCAGCCAGGCCAAAGCCGACCCCCGGGAAGAGATCAAGGAATTCAGCATCGGCAAATATCACTTTAACTATCCGCTCCGGATATTGACGTACAACGCCGGCGAAGACGACGAGGAACAAAACAAGCTTTCGCCCAAGGAAGCCCAGCTCCTGCGCATGTTCGCCATCTATATGAACGACATTCTGCCCCGCTCCGAAGCCCTCAACAAGATCTGGGGCGAAGACAACTACTTTACCGCCCGCAGCATGGATGTTTTCGTCACCAAACTCCGGAAATACCTCAAGAACGACGAGAACATCGAGATCGTGAACATCCATGGCAACGGCTTCCAACTGCTGGTTAAGGCGGAGGAGGAGGCGAAGGGGTGA
- a CDS encoding quinone-dependent dihydroorotate dehydrogenase produces MYKTLLKPFFFLFPPERAHHLTLFLLKLMLAIPGLNHLFRAIYRFEHPSLRRQLFGLDFDNPVGLAAGFDKDGRHFRAMASLGFGFIEVGTVTPKGQAGNPLPRLFRMPQDEALINRMGFNNEGVDALVERLKKGKPQGLIIGGNIGKNKATPNEEAEEDYARCFEALYPYVDYFAVNVSSPNTPGLRGLQDKEPLSKLLNLLQSLNRQKPAPRPILLKIAPDLTDGQLDDIIGIVESTGIDGVIATNTTISRDGLATPAAEVERIGAGGLSGQPVKRRSTEVIRYLKEKSGNRLAIVGVGGIAGPEDALEKIRAGASLVQVYTGLVYEGPGLVKRIKKALAEEV; encoded by the coding sequence GTGTACAAAACCCTCCTCAAGCCATTCTTCTTCCTCTTCCCGCCCGAACGGGCACATCACCTCACGCTCTTTTTGCTCAAGCTGATGCTGGCCATTCCAGGCCTCAACCACCTCTTCCGGGCCATCTACCGCTTTGAGCACCCGTCCCTGCGCCGCCAGCTCTTCGGCCTTGATTTTGACAACCCGGTCGGCCTGGCCGCCGGCTTCGACAAGGACGGCCGGCACTTCCGCGCCATGGCCAGCCTGGGCTTCGGTTTCATCGAAGTGGGTACCGTTACCCCCAAAGGGCAGGCCGGCAACCCTTTGCCCCGCCTTTTCCGTATGCCGCAGGACGAGGCCCTCATCAACCGCATGGGCTTCAACAACGAAGGCGTAGATGCCCTGGTGGAACGCCTGAAAAAGGGCAAACCCCAAGGCCTGATTATCGGCGGCAACATCGGCAAGAACAAAGCAACGCCCAACGAAGAGGCCGAAGAGGACTACGCCCGTTGCTTCGAGGCCCTCTACCCCTACGTCGATTACTTCGCCGTCAACGTCAGCTCGCCCAATACGCCCGGCCTGCGCGGGCTGCAGGACAAGGAGCCGCTCTCCAAACTGCTGAACCTGCTGCAATCCCTCAACCGCCAAAAGCCTGCACCTCGCCCCATCCTGCTCAAGATTGCCCCCGACCTCACCGACGGCCAGCTTGACGATATCATCGGTATTGTGGAAAGCACTGGCATTGATGGGGTCATCGCCACCAATACGACCATCAGCCGGGACGGCCTGGCCACGCCTGCCGCCGAAGTAGAGCGAATCGGCGCCGGCGGCCTGAGCGGGCAGCCGGTCAAACGGCGTTCTACCGAGGTCATTCGTTATTTAAAAGAAAAATCCGGCAACCGGCTTGCCATCGTCGGAGTAGGGGGCATCGCCGGCCCGGAAGACGCGCTCGAAAAGATTCGGGCCGGCGCATCGCTGGTGCAGGTTTATACTGGGCTGGTCTACGAAGGGCCGGGCCTGGTGAAACGCATCAAAAAGGCGTTGGCAGAGGAGGTTTGA
- a CDS encoding transposase, with amino-acid sequence MLELTQLIQGLAPALETNVGILVEIIKGIYCISSGGVTMKNISRWTDKGASYRSIQRFFSCSMDWLSLNVLLFRTAYMESPCPMRYILALDETVKGKAGKHTFGVNWFYSSIAGRVIRSVSNHVISIVDTKKEKSFVLGHKQNVKPANKPEKKRKGKAKAGSKSKAKAGQSSGAKRKAGRPKGSKNKQNVKKQGLLYESFELLLGLALPLLEGIGLGIRYVVGDGAYGNKTCCLVAQQFGLCLISKLNRNTALYLPYQGPYSGKGRRKKYGDKIDYQDIPEQYLTQSITEGGIRTMVYQIKGVWTKQMPCLINVVVIVKINLVTQKAGRVVLFSTDLTLEASTIIRFYSLRFQIEFNFRDAKQYFGLADFKNVKEQQVDNAVGLSLFMDNVSLVLMEQAKTQWNEETVSIQDIKAYFRAEKYLHDILNTLEIGPNSIIIQQEFEDILKIGAINRTGATKMAG; translated from the coding sequence ATGCTAGAACTAACCCAATTGATACAAGGGCTTGCCCCAGCTTTAGAAACGAATGTAGGCATATTGGTTGAAATAATCAAAGGCATTTATTGCATTAGCTCCGGAGGGGTTACGATGAAAAACATATCTCGGTGGACGGACAAAGGCGCCAGCTATCGAAGCATTCAGCGTTTTTTTTCCTGTTCCATGGATTGGTTATCCCTCAACGTGTTGTTATTTCGCACGGCCTATATGGAAAGCCCCTGCCCTATGCGCTACATTTTAGCCTTGGACGAGACGGTAAAAGGCAAGGCCGGCAAACATACCTTTGGCGTCAATTGGTTTTATAGTTCCATAGCCGGAAGGGTTATCCGTTCAGTTAGCAACCATGTCATTTCGATAGTAGACACTAAAAAGGAAAAGTCCTTTGTGTTAGGCCATAAGCAGAACGTCAAGCCGGCGAACAAGCCGGAAAAGAAAAGAAAGGGGAAAGCCAAAGCAGGCTCGAAAAGCAAAGCCAAGGCCGGCCAAAGCTCAGGCGCAAAACGCAAGGCCGGCCGGCCCAAAGGGAGCAAGAATAAGCAAAATGTAAAGAAACAAGGCTTGCTGTATGAGAGTTTTGAGTTGCTCTTAGGCCTGGCCCTGCCCCTCTTAGAAGGCATTGGCTTAGGCATCCGGTATGTAGTGGGCGACGGGGCTTATGGCAATAAAACTTGCTGCCTGGTTGCCCAGCAGTTTGGGTTATGCCTGATTTCAAAACTAAACCGCAATACGGCTTTATACCTTCCTTATCAGGGGCCGTATTCGGGCAAAGGCCGACGCAAGAAGTACGGCGACAAAATAGATTATCAGGATATCCCGGAGCAATATTTAACCCAGAGCATTACAGAAGGCGGCATCAGGACCATGGTTTATCAGATAAAGGGCGTATGGACTAAACAGATGCCTTGCTTGATCAATGTAGTTGTCATTGTTAAAATAAACCTCGTAACGCAAAAGGCAGGAAGGGTTGTGCTGTTTTCTACTGATTTAACCTTGGAGGCTTCAACCATTATCCGGTTTTATTCTTTGAGGTTCCAGATAGAATTCAACTTTAGGGACGCCAAGCAATATTTTGGCTTGGCTGATTTTAAGAATGTCAAGGAACAGCAAGTCGACAATGCAGTTGGGTTATCCCTGTTTATGGACAACGTGTCCCTAGTATTAATGGAACAAGCCAAAACGCAGTGGAATGAAGAAACGGTGAGTATTCAGGACATCAAAGCTTATTTTAGGGCGGAAAAATACCTCCATGACATTTTAAATACCCTCGAAATCGGTCCCAACTCAATTATAATTCAGCAAGAATTTGAGGATATTTTGAAAATCGGAGCTATAAACCGGACGGGGGCAACAAAAATGGCCGGCTAA
- a CDS encoding mechanosensitive ion channel, with the protein MLSGLFENTSEWLRFAVMFAGAAAAGFVLAWLAFKALKWYGKKRELLLLRSINKNLRAPSLWLAPIIFALAAPFAFGIPAGKVETATLLLEIGMYIAAGALFVQVVDVVSDLMLDRYRLDAQDNLEERKIITQFQYIKRVIVFVAIIVVIAFILLQFDQVRELGAGLLTSAGVAGIIIGLAAQKSIANLLAGFQVAFTQPIRIDDVVIVEGEWGKIEEITLTYVVIRIWDERRLVVPLNYFNEKPFQNWTRTSAQLLGYVYLYTDYRLPLKELREFYFQIIEKHEKWDGRVKNIQVTNSDRHTMELRILMSARNASDAWDLRCDIREQLISFIQEKYPECLPRTRVEMPKGALVDKLNAKQG; encoded by the coding sequence ATGTTATCCGGATTATTCGAAAATACTTCCGAGTGGCTGCGCTTCGCAGTGATGTTCGCCGGCGCGGCGGCGGCCGGTTTTGTCCTGGCCTGGCTGGCGTTCAAGGCCTTAAAGTGGTATGGCAAAAAACGAGAATTGCTCTTGCTGCGCTCCATCAACAAAAACCTTCGGGCGCCTTCGCTCTGGCTGGCGCCCATTATTTTTGCCCTGGCGGCGCCGTTCGCATTTGGCATTCCCGCCGGGAAGGTGGAAACGGCCACTTTGTTGCTGGAGATCGGGATGTACATCGCTGCCGGCGCCTTGTTTGTGCAGGTAGTAGATGTGGTAAGCGATCTCATGCTTGACCGTTACCGGCTCGACGCGCAGGATAACCTGGAAGAGCGCAAGATCATCACCCAGTTTCAGTACATCAAACGGGTGATCGTATTCGTGGCCATTATTGTGGTTATTGCCTTTATCCTCCTGCAGTTCGACCAGGTGCGGGAACTGGGCGCTGGCCTGCTCACCTCGGCCGGGGTGGCCGGCATCATCATCGGCCTGGCCGCGCAGAAGTCAATCGCCAACCTGCTGGCGGGGTTCCAGGTGGCTTTCACCCAGCCCATCCGCATCGACGACGTGGTGATCGTGGAAGGGGAGTGGGGCAAGATCGAGGAGATCACCCTCACCTATGTGGTCATTCGCATCTGGGACGAACGCCGCCTGGTGGTGCCGCTCAACTATTTCAATGAAAAGCCTTTTCAGAACTGGACGCGCACTTCCGCCCAACTGCTGGGCTACGTTTATTTGTATACCGACTACCGCCTGCCGCTTAAGGAACTTCGGGAATTCTACTTCCAAATTATTGAAAAACACGAAAAATGGGACGGCCGCGTAAAAAACATACAGGTGACCAACTCCGACCGCCATACCATGGAGCTGCGCATCCTGATGAGCGCCCGCAACGCCTCCGATGCCTGGGACCTGCGCTGCGACATCCGCGAGCAACTCATCTCTTTCATCCAGGAAAAATACCCGGAATGCTTGCCGAGGACGCGGGTGGAGATGCCGAAGGGAGCTTTGGTTGATAAGTTGAATGCAAAGCAGGGTTGA
- the purH gene encoding bifunctional phosphoribosylaminoimidazolecarboxamide formyltransferase/IMP cyclohydrolase — protein MASKKIRSALISVYHKDGLEPIVRELQRLGVKIYSTGGTQRFIESLGAEVEAVEQLTSYPSILDGRVKTLHPKVFGGLLARREAGHLAQLEQYDIPEIDLVVVDLYPFEETLAGTDEEAEIIEKIDIGGIALIRGAAKNFNDVVVAPSKAEYGLLLQLLREKDGVTSLADRRELARRAFLVSSHYDTAIFHYFNAGRTGEAFKQSISDSQALRYGENPHQEGVFYGKLEEMFEKIGGKELSYNNLVDIDAAVGLMREFRNAAPAFAVLKHTNSCGVAIRPTILQAWKGALAGDNVSAFGGILISNTAIDLATAREIDKIFYEVLIAPAFDADALELLSKKKKRILLRIKEWHVNRRSFKSLLNGVIEQDTDLSTEGADELKTVTKKAPTAKEAEDLLFANVCAKHLKSNTIVLAKNNQLIGMGCGQTSRVDALKQAILKAQSFGFDLEGAVMASDAFFPFPDCVEIACEAGVTAVVQPGGSIKDQESIDFCDEHGMAMALTGVRHFKH, from the coding sequence ATGGCATCAAAAAAGATCAGATCCGCCCTCATTTCCGTTTACCATAAGGATGGCCTGGAGCCCATTGTCCGGGAATTGCAGCGGCTTGGCGTCAAGATTTACTCGACCGGCGGCACCCAGCGCTTCATCGAAAGCCTGGGCGCAGAGGTAGAGGCCGTAGAGCAATTGACGTCCTACCCTTCCATACTCGACGGCAGGGTAAAAACCCTGCATCCCAAGGTATTCGGCGGCCTGCTGGCCCGCCGGGAAGCAGGGCACCTGGCCCAGCTGGAGCAGTACGACATCCCCGAGATCGACCTGGTTGTCGTCGACCTCTACCCCTTTGAGGAGACCCTGGCCGGCACGGACGAGGAAGCCGAGATCATAGAAAAGATCGACATTGGCGGCATCGCCCTGATCCGGGGCGCGGCCAAAAACTTCAATGACGTTGTGGTGGCGCCTTCCAAAGCGGAATACGGCCTGCTGCTCCAGTTGCTGCGGGAAAAGGATGGCGTGACGAGCCTGGCCGACCGCCGCGAACTGGCGCGCCGGGCATTCCTGGTTTCTTCCCATTACGACACGGCCATCTTCCACTATTTCAATGCCGGGCGGACAGGGGAGGCCTTCAAACAGAGCATATCGGACAGCCAGGCGCTGCGCTACGGGGAAAACCCCCACCAGGAGGGCGTTTTCTACGGCAAGCTGGAGGAAATGTTCGAAAAAATCGGCGGCAAGGAACTGTCGTACAACAACCTGGTGGACATTGACGCCGCCGTCGGCCTGATGCGCGAATTCAGAAATGCGGCTCCTGCTTTTGCCGTCCTCAAGCATACCAATTCCTGTGGCGTGGCTATCCGCCCTACCATCCTGCAGGCCTGGAAGGGCGCTCTGGCTGGCGACAACGTCTCGGCCTTCGGAGGCATTCTCATCAGCAATACGGCCATCGATCTGGCTACTGCCCGGGAGATCGACAAAATATTTTACGAGGTGCTCATTGCGCCGGCCTTCGACGCAGATGCCCTCGAACTGCTTTCGAAAAAGAAAAAGCGCATTCTGTTGCGCATTAAAGAATGGCACGTCAACCGCCGCAGCTTCAAGAGCCTGCTCAACGGCGTCATCGAACAGGATACGGATCTCAGCACGGAAGGCGCCGATGAGTTGAAAACGGTAACCAAAAAGGCCCCAACGGCTAAAGAGGCAGAAGACCTGCTTTTCGCCAACGTATGCGCCAAGCACCTCAAGTCCAATACCATCGTGCTGGCGAAAAACAACCAGCTTATCGGCATGGGCTGCGGGCAGACCTCCCGGGTGGATGCCCTGAAGCAGGCCATCCTCAAGGCGCAGAGCTTTGGCTTCGATCTGGAAGGCGCGGTAATGGCTTCCGATGCCTTTTTTCCTTTTCCGGACTGTGTGGAAATCGCCTGTGAGGCAGGGGTGACTGCGGTTGTTCAGCCGGGAGGTTCCATCAAAGACCAGGAGAGCATCGACTTCTGCGACGAGCACGGCATGGCCATGGCGCTCACCGGAGTACGCCATTTCAAACACTGA
- a CDS encoding type III pantothenate kinase, whose translation MNLVIDIGNTRAKAGLFSHGKLAYREARENWEIDDLMALATNHEVKNVILSTVAGAVAGPIEEALASRFFFMELDAATPLPIKNRYRTPETLGKDRLAAVVGAYALFPGQACLVVDAGTCITYDLLDGEGVYLGGNISPGIGMRLKAMHAFTARLPLVAPGPLENWVGDSTETALRNGGQLGALLETEGYLSYCRSRFGALRAIFTGGDADFFVKNLKSEIFVNHNLVLIGLDQILNYNVKRLE comes from the coding sequence GTGAACCTGGTAATCGACATAGGCAATACGCGGGCCAAAGCCGGCCTGTTCAGCCACGGGAAGTTGGCGTACCGGGAAGCCCGGGAAAATTGGGAAATTGACGATTTAATGGCCCTGGCAACCAACCATGAGGTGAAAAATGTCATCTTATCTACGGTGGCGGGCGCCGTTGCCGGCCCGATTGAAGAGGCATTGGCCAGCCGGTTCTTTTTCATGGAGCTGGATGCCGCTACCCCCTTGCCCATAAAGAACCGCTACCGGACACCCGAAACTTTAGGAAAAGACCGCCTGGCTGCGGTGGTTGGCGCCTATGCGCTTTTCCCCGGCCAGGCCTGCCTGGTAGTGGATGCCGGCACCTGCATCACCTACGACCTGCTGGACGGCGAGGGCGTTTATCTCGGCGGCAATATTTCTCCGGGCATAGGGATGCGGCTAAAGGCCATGCATGCCTTTACTGCCAGGCTTCCTTTGGTGGCGCCGGGGCCGCTGGAAAACTGGGTAGGGGACAGCACCGAGACGGCCCTGCGAAATGGCGGCCAGTTGGGAGCATTGCTGGAAACCGAGGGTTATTTGAGCTATTGCCGCTCTCGTTTTGGCGCCTTGCGGGCCATTTTCACCGGTGGAGACGCGGATTTTTTTGTAAAGAACCTGAAAAGCGAGATATTTGTGAATCACAACCTGGTCCTTATAGGGCTGGATCAAATCTTAAATTATAATGTCAAGCGTTTGGAGTAG
- a CDS encoding sensor histidine kinase, translated as MNKKAIWAIIGLMSAAVIGVVVLQMDLIRTAVHVNEERFEKNVYAALNAVVRRLEAEENREVFNHSINGFMTTYYQEIQHSGEGAGNPGGEWPMNEGPSVLNPQINHSDLLDDLMSEFANPCTCSQCMLRKDNTYRTLMVYFQQNTQEFPLEQRIKLDHINGVVKQELANRGIDTEYNYGVFSREKKTFIIVDGHYVVEDVQPKEILPGYRTIYNSPYKVDLFPEDMPSPGLLMIHFPGRTSFVWRSLWMNFLGSIIFTTLILFCFAYTIHVIFRQKKVSEMKTDFINNMTHEFKTPIATISLAADSITSPIIAGNADKVSRFANIIKQENKRMNSQVEKVLQMALIDKRDFSLKLTDANLHDVISHAVENINLQVEKREGVVTTRLEASNPYIEGDITHISNIINNLLDNANKYSSEKPEIEVLTQDVANGVEVTITDKGIGMSKEQRKHIFDKFYRVHTGNLHDVKGFGLGLSYVKAIMTAHKGSIDVKSELGKGSSFILTFPFKQ; from the coding sequence ATGAATAAGAAGGCAATTTGGGCTATTATCGGGTTAATGAGCGCTGCTGTAATCGGTGTGGTAGTCCTGCAGATGGACCTCATCCGCACCGCCGTGCACGTCAATGAGGAGCGTTTTGAGAAAAACGTTTACGCAGCCCTGAACGCCGTGGTGCGCAGGCTGGAGGCCGAGGAGAACCGCGAAGTCTTCAACCACTCCATCAACGGGTTTATGACCACCTACTACCAGGAAATACAACATAGCGGCGAGGGAGCAGGCAACCCTGGCGGAGAATGGCCGATGAATGAAGGCCCCAGCGTGCTCAATCCCCAAATCAACCACAGCGACCTGCTCGACGATCTCATGTCGGAATTCGCCAACCCCTGCACCTGTTCGCAGTGCATGCTGCGCAAAGACAATACCTACCGCACCCTCATGGTCTATTTTCAGCAGAACACTCAGGAATTTCCGCTGGAACAGCGCATCAAGCTGGATCACATCAACGGCGTGGTAAAACAGGAACTGGCCAACCGCGGCATCGATACGGAGTACAACTATGGCGTCTTCTCCCGCGAAAAGAAAACCTTCATCATCGTCGACGGGCACTATGTGGTGGAAGATGTTCAACCCAAAGAAATCCTTCCGGGATACCGCACCATTTACAACTCCCCCTATAAAGTCGACCTGTTTCCGGAAGACATGCCCTCTCCCGGCCTGCTCATGATCCATTTTCCCGGCCGCACCAGCTTCGTATGGCGCTCCCTGTGGATGAACTTCCTGGGGTCCATCATTTTCACCACCCTGATCCTGTTCTGCTTCGCCTACACCATCCACGTGATCTTCCGCCAGAAAAAAGTGTCGGAGATGAAGACCGACTTCATCAACAACATGACCCACGAATTCAAGACCCCCATCGCCACCATTTCTCTGGCTGCCGATTCGATCACCAGCCCCATCATTGCCGGCAACGCCGATAAGGTCAGCCGCTTTGCCAATATAATAAAACAGGAAAATAAACGTATGAATAGTCAGGTGGAGAAAGTGCTGCAGATGGCCCTGATCGATAAGCGGGACTTTTCCCTGAAGCTGACGGACGCCAACTTGCACGATGTCATCAGCCATGCTGTCGAAAACATCAACCTCCAGGTGGAGAAAAGAGAGGGGGTGGTGACAACCAGGTTGGAAGCCTCCAATCCCTATATTGAAGGCGATATCACGCATATTTCGAATATTATTAATAACTTATTGGACAATGCCAATAAGTACTCCTCCGAAAAGCCGGAGATAGAAGTGCTCACCCAGGATGTGGCCAATGGGGTGGAAGTGACGATCACCGACAAAGGCATCGGGATGAGCAAGGAACAGCGCAAGCATATCTTTGATAAGTTCTACCGGGTGCATACCGGCAACCTCCACGACGTGAAAGGCTTCGGCCTGGGGTTGAGCTACGTCAAAGCGATCATGACCGCCCACAAGGGCTCGATAGATGTAAAAAGCGAACTGGGCAAGGGCAGTAGTTTTATCCTGACCTTTCCTTTTAAACAATAA
- a CDS encoding carboxypeptidase regulatory-like domain-containing protein: MKTVFLLLAACLCGLAAFAQTGLSGKVTDAKSGEPIIFASVALYQNGVLVAGTETDFDGNYSFSSIDTGVYEVEVSYVGYAKRRIDGVEATAGKANSLDIEISSAGVVLQEVVVTEYKVPMVTQDNTTSGSIITSDQIRNLPTRNIKSRAAKTSGLSGRKKNSGKEGKEASIRGSRSGATDYYIDGIRVRGELASERAGSSVTTSTLVPGIAAGQLTAGEWSDLDNWETWTELLEEDFLAYAQLWELAPQNRYAVEVKNAKGAPVANCRAKLINPAGKVAWETLTDNNGRAELWSAETALPLSIELEYEGLKARIDQPRPYLEAINQSRITAECQQNQSADVFLVVDATSSMADEIKYLKAELEDAMLRVERNLPGTELRTGALFYRDHQDAYLTRSSALSPTLDSTLAFIRQQDAGGGGDGPEAVEIALEEALEKQNWNPQASARLIFLILDAPPHQTAEIKKSLKQSIQRAAELGVKIIPVTGSGIGKSTEYLMKALAISTNGSYAFLTNHSGIGGGHIEPTAGPYDVLFLNDLMVRLILENVIMPPCPEEKSPELPSADTLNPALLAQVKCFPNPATGQFYLRLEEDFDRVAIRNLEGKLIREKEQLEKGDHEFSAGNWTPGLYLLELHKDKEVAVEKLVVERRP, from the coding sequence ATGAAAACAGTCTTTCTGCTGCTCGCCGCATGCCTGTGCGGCCTTGCCGCTTTTGCCCAAACTGGCTTATCCGGCAAAGTAACCGACGCCAAATCCGGGGAACCGATCATCTTTGCCTCCGTCGCACTCTATCAAAATGGCGTGCTGGTTGCAGGCACGGAAACGGACTTCGACGGCAACTATTCTTTCTCCAGTATCGATACAGGCGTTTACGAGGTGGAAGTCTCCTATGTAGGTTATGCGAAACGCCGCATAGACGGCGTCGAGGCAACAGCCGGGAAAGCAAACAGCCTGGACATTGAAATCTCTTCCGCAGGTGTCGTCCTGCAGGAAGTAGTGGTGACGGAATATAAAGTACCCATGGTGACACAGGATAACACCACCTCAGGAAGTATCATCACCAGCGATCAGATCAGGAACCTGCCTACCCGGAATATCAAATCCCGGGCCGCCAAAACCTCTGGCCTGAGCGGGCGGAAAAAGAACAGCGGAAAAGAGGGCAAAGAAGCCAGCATACGCGGCAGCCGTTCCGGCGCCACGGATTACTACATCGACGGTATTCGCGTCCGGGGCGAGCTTGCCTCAGAGCGTGCAGGTTCATCAGTGACGACCAGCACGCTTGTCCCTGGTATTGCCGCTGGCCAACTGACCGCCGGCGAATGGAGCGACCTCGACAACTGGGAAACCTGGACGGAGTTGCTGGAGGAAGACTTTCTGGCATACGCCCAGCTCTGGGAACTGGCGCCCCAAAACCGGTACGCTGTTGAAGTGAAAAACGCGAAAGGCGCCCCAGTGGCCAACTGCCGGGCCAAACTGATCAACCCAGCGGGAAAAGTGGCATGGGAAACCCTCACCGACAATAACGGGCGGGCGGAACTTTGGAGCGCTGAAACAGCACTGCCGTTATCTATCGAGCTGGAATACGAGGGGCTGAAGGCCCGGATTGATCAACCGCGCCCCTACCTGGAAGCCATCAACCAAAGCCGGATAACGGCCGAATGCCAGCAGAACCAATCTGCCGATGTGTTTCTGGTAGTAGACGCTACCAGCTCTATGGCCGATGAGATCAAATACCTCAAGGCCGAGCTGGAAGACGCCATGCTCCGGGTAGAACGCAACCTGCCGGGCACAGAACTGCGCACCGGCGCGCTGTTCTACCGGGACCACCAGGACGCCTACCTCACCCGCAGCAGCGCCCTCTCCCCCACTCTTGATTCTACACTCGCCTTCATCCGCCAACAGGATGCCGGCGGCGGAGGCGACGGCCCCGAAGCAGTGGAAATCGCCCTGGAAGAAGCGCTGGAAAAACAAAACTGGAACCCCCAGGCCTCTGCCCGCCTGATCTTCCTCATCCTGGATGCGCCGCCTCACCAAACAGCGGAGATCAAAAAATCACTGAAGCAAAGCATACAAAGGGCGGCGGAATTGGGCGTCAAGATCATTCCCGTCACCGGCAGCGGAATTGGCAAATCCACGGAATACCTGATGAAGGCCCTGGCCATCAGCACCAATGGCAGTTATGCCTTCCTTACCAATCACAGCGGTATCGGAGGCGGCCACATCGAACCTACCGCAGGGCCCTACGACGTACTGTTTCTCAACGACCTGATGGTCAGGCTCATCCTGGAAAATGTAATAATGCCGCCCTGCCCGGAGGAAAAAAGCCCGGAATTGCCTTCGGCAGACACGCTCAACCCCGCGCTGCTGGCGCAGGTGAAATGCTTTCCCAACCCCGCCACCGGCCAGTTCTATCTGCGCCTGGAAGAGGATTTCGACCGGGTGGCGATCCGAAACCTGGAGGGCAAGCTGATCCGGGAAAAGGAACAACTCGAAAAAGGAGACCACGAATTCAGCGCCGGCAACTGGACGCCGGGCCTGTATTTGCTGGAATTGCATAAGGACAAGGAGGTGGCGGTGGAGAAGTTGGTGGTGGAGCGGAGGCCGTAA